The genomic DNA AGCCGTGGAGTCAGGGGTGAGCGTGAATACGCCGTCCAGCCCAGGTACGGGGACTGAACTGTTGGCGGGATCGAGCTCGATCGTTGCCCTGGTCATGCCACCTGGGTCTGTCTTGCAGTTGCTCAGGGTAATGGTGAATGGCACGGTCGACGTTGTGGTGCCTTTGCTTGCGAAATGCGATTTGTCCCATGTCTGCAGGTCTACGGGGGTGTCGCTTATCGGGTCGCCGATGAGGCTGCACTGGGTTTGCAGTACGTCGGCCTGTAACCGGTAGCGCATCACCAGCCCCAGGCCTGTGGCGTCGAAATGCCCGGTGAACAGTTCGGTGTCGACCCGGTGCAGGCCGGGCGCGATATCCCCCGTCTTGACCAGGGTTACCTGGTTCCACATGCCGCCCAGCCTGAACCCACCAAGCTGGTTGTTGGCTTGCATGGTCGAACGCATCGGAATGAAGGGGTCGTGCGGGCCATTCTCGGGCATGAAACTGGTGCGGTCCGAGCCGTTGAACGGGGCCCGAAGCCGGATGCGTGCGCCAACGCCGTCGATGTTGGTTTTCAGGATATACCCGTCAGACGGCTCGCCTTCCACCGGGGGAAGCGGGCCGGGGAAGACATCTCTGGCGTTCATGTCGAAACGCCAGAGTACGTCACCGTCGTTGTAGCAAAGCAGTTCCGACTGAGGCATGGAGACGGTGAACTCCCATTGGTTGGGTGTGCCGATGGCGCTGCCGGGTTCGGCATTCAGCGGCACATGCATCACGCCGGTGAGTGTGCGCGTGATGGTCATCGGCTGGGTGCCTGCGCTCCAGCTGCAGCGGTCGGCGGCGTGGGCCTTGTAGCTGCTTAGCAGGGCAATGGGCAGCGCCCAGGGAATGAGGCGTTTCATTGGTATTTCCTGGTGGTGCGCGCCCGCTGTGGGCGCGAGTTTAATGGCGCAGGGGCGTGGATCAAGTCATTCGCAAGCCAGTGATTGCAGGCGATAACCTTGCTGTTGAGGAACCGATTGCGGGTTCAGCGTGAACCGGCAGCGGTTTTCGGATGCTTCGCCCCAGCGTACTTCGAGCCGCTGCGGGCCATCGGTTACCGACACCATTACGCGGCCAGCAGTACCGACCATACCCAGCACGTTGCCGTCTGCGTCATGCAGCTGGCTGCCAAAGGGCAATGGCTGCTGATCCTTGGTGGCAAGGGTGAGTACCATGCGGTTGGCGCGGCGGGCCTCGAACCGGCTCTTGATGACTGCGCCGCGGCGAGGTACGGCATCGGCGGTGCCGTTGATGATTTCTACGTCCGGGTCCAGTTGGTCGGTGTCCAGCACCAGCTGGTTGAGCCGGTACGGGCGCAAGTAGGGAACCAGGGCGTAGCCTTTCGCGTTGGTGCGAATGGCGCCGTGGTTCTTTAACCCCACGTTAGCGGTGTCGGGGACATGTACCAGGCCAATGGTTTCACCCAGGTAAGGCCCCAGTTCCATACCGTCGGCGTGCAGCAACGCTGCGCCGCTCATGTTCAGCGATAGGCTGCGGTAGTCGTCCGCTGCCGAGAGGCCGGCGCCGAAGGTTGCCTGTGGTGCCTGGTAGGCCATGGACAGGCCAGCGCTTTGTTGCTGCTGCTCGTTGGATGCGAGCGTGGCGTTGTAGCTCAGGCGGTCGACCTGGCTGTGCAAGCTTGCTCGCTGCGCGGTGCCGTGGGCTGCGTGCTGCAGGTCCAGGCTCAAGCTGCTGCTGCGGCCGAATTCCAGCGGGACCGAGACGGTCAGGCCGAACTGGCGGTCACTGCCCGCAGCGTTTTGCGTCAGCGATTGCGACCCATACAGGCTGTAGCTGACGCCGTTGTGCGAGGTGCTGAAATTAAGTTGAAACTGGCGTTGGCTATCGCGGCGTTGCCAGTAATCCTGTTGGGACAGGGTAAGGCTGAGCGTGCTGCGTTCGCCAACACGCTGGTTGATCGAGCCTTCCACCCGACTTCGCCGGCTGCCAAGGAACAAGCGGTCGTTACTGCGCTGGCTGATCCATTCGTCGAAATCCCGGTAGCCTTGGGTCGAGTAACGGTACCCGGCAAAGCGCAAATGGGTACCGCTGTTGAAGGCTTTGCTGTACCTGGCGCTGTAGCTCATGCCCTGCAGGGTGCGTTGCTCCACTGGGGTAATATCGCTGCGTGCATGGGTGATATCGAAGGAAAGCGCCCCGATTGCTCCCAGGTCCCGGGCGATCCCCGTGGCTACGGCGGTGTAGCCCTGGCTGGCCATAAGGCCGCCATAAAGGGTGGCATTCCAGGGCATGCCCTTGGCCACTGTCCCTTGCCAAAGCAGTGGGGTTTCACTGCTGTTGGCCGGGTTGTAGCGGCCCAGCGTGGTGCTGTAGCGCCATACCCCGGGGCGTAGCAGGTTGGTGATGCTGGCATAGGGCTGGATGAAGCGTCGTACCTGGCCATCGGCTTCGGTGAGTACCACCTCCAGTTCGCCAGTGGCGCCCACGTTCAGGTCGTCGATCGCGTAGGGGCCAGGGCTGACGTAGGTTGAGTAGATCGGGTAGCCGTTCTGCCACACTTCCAGTTTTGCACGTGTCTGTGCCACGCCGCGCAAGGTAGGGGCATAACTGCGCATCGCATCGGGCAACATGTCGAAATCAGAGGCCAGGCGTAGGCCGGTAACCGGCACGCTGCGGAATACATCGCTGCTGGTGAATGTTTCGCCCAGGGTGATGTTGCCCCAGGTGCCCGGCAAATCGTGCTGGGCATAGGTGTACGCACGGCTCCAGGTTTGCCGGCCCTCGCCATCACGGCGCCAGGACTGGTTGCTGCGCAACCGCCAGCCGGCCAGGTTGATACCGCTGTTCAGGTACAGGTCCTGGGTGTTCTGGCTGCCGCGCCCGCGGCTGTCGCTTTGTTGCAAGGAGGCCTGGTAGCTGACGAAGGCGGCCGATATGCCATTCTCCCAACGCGCCGGGTCCACTTGGCCTGCCATGTCGCGGCGCAGGGCAATTTGCGGAATGGAAATGGCCAGCCGCAGTTGGCTTGCATCGAAGTCGACAAGTGCCCCTGGTACCAAGCGTGGCAGGTCCAGGCAGGCGTGGTCGAGTGCAGTGGGGTCGGCGATGGCATCCAGGCGCAGGCCCAGTTCGGCCATCAGGCTGGGGGCCAGGCAAGGCACCAATTGCCGGCCGTCCGGGCTCAGCTCGAACTGCAACTTGCGTACACCTGCCGGGCCAAGGTTGACCAGCAGTTGCACAGGATAGCGCCCGGGTGGCAGTTCCTTCTGGTCGGACAGCGCATGCAGGGCGCGGGTAACGTTCGCTCTTGGCTGCCCGGGGGACAGGTACAGAAAGCTGGCCTCGAACTCTGGGCCCAGCGCAGGGGCAGGGGTTGCCAGCGCCGTGCCAGTCGACAGGCAGATGGCCAGCGGGCAAACGAGGCGCAGGCGAAAACGCCTGCACCCAGGGGGTTGCAGGATCATTGAGGTTCCTTTGGCGGTGGCCTTGAAGTCAGGTCAGGGGGTGTCGTGCACAGCCAGGGTCAGCGGCTTGCTGGTGCCGCCATAGTCATTGATCACGGTCAGGATGGCCTGTAGGCCGGCACCTTCGAAGCCGTTTGGCAGTGCAACCTCGAGCTGGGACATCGGCGCCACCATGTCGATGCCCGGTAGGTTTTTTTGCTGCTTGCCGTTCGCCAGGTCCAGGCGATTGAAGGTGTAGTGGTAGGGCGTCGGGTTACGCAGGGTCAGGTACGGGCGGCCGTTGCGCACGCCCTTGGTGAGGTGCAACTCCTTCAGCCGCTTTTCCGGGTTGCCTTGAACCTGTGCCGGTCGGTAAAGCAGCTTGATACGGGTACGCAGGGCAATGTTGAGCTGGTTTTGAGCATCGCTGGTTGCCTGGGGAATTTCCTGCAGGTTGAAAAAGAACAGCGATTCGCGGTCTTGTGGCAGATCGTTTGGCAGGCCGCTGATCTGTACCGACTGGTCCTTGCCGGCAGCAAGCCTGAACAGGGCCGGTGACGTCATGAACGGCACTGGCGTGCTGGTGTCGTCTGCCTGGGTATTGACCCAGGTCTGGGCGGCGAAGGGGCGTTGGCTGGGGTTGGCGATCACGACCGAGGCACTGCGCTGGGTGCTTTCGTAGATGATGCGCGTACTGCTGATGGTAAGGGCGGCGTGAGCGCTGTTCAGCAGGCAAACCAGAAGCAGCAGGCAACCGCCCAGCAACGTCGAGGTGCGGGTGACGGGGAGCATGAAAAATGACCAGTGAAAGAGGCAGAGGGATCCAGGTACGCGAAGGCACCTGGACGGGGCATCAAGGCAGCGTGACGCTGAAGTTCACGTCTGCGTTGGCAGAACCTGCGGTCACCGTGCCTGCTGCGCCGGTTCTTACATAGGAACCATAAAACTTCAGATCCGTTACTCCAGTGGAGGCCACGGAATACTCTTTGGACTCGGTACGCGGAGGGATAGATTCGTGATCTTCATCCTTGAGTTCCACTGCGAGGCCGCGTTTGTCATCGCGGATGGCATAGAACTCCTTGTTTGCGCCTGCATCGCCGTTGAGCGAGTCAAAGGTGACTTTGGCTTTGTAGCCTGGAGGGATGTCGCAGGAGGGATCATCTGCATCAACCCGCAGCGCGAATGGGATTTCGGGGGTGGCAGCGTTTGTTTCGAAGTACTTCACCGGGTGGTTTTCGAGGTCAACCGCACTGATCGACCCACCGCCTGGTGTGACAATTTCGATCGGGCAGGTAGTACCGCCGTTGATGTTGCCTTTGAAGAGGATCTGGCCTCGTTCAACTGCAAAAGCGGTGTTGCTTGCCAGGCCAAGGGCAAGCACCATCAAAGTCTTTTTCATTTATTCAATCCATACGTTTAAATGTTGGCTAGCTGCGTGCAAGGCACGAGTGCTCCAAATTGCCAAGGCATCACTTGGAACGCCGCATAGCGTATGGACGGGAGGGCGGGGAGTATGTAGGTCGAGGTGCTTCAGGAGGGTGGAAATTTCGACGGGCACCCGGCCAGCTGAAGGCCAGGTGCCTGTTCGCGTCAGTGACGCAGCGTCGAGCCGGCCGGGTTCAGCAACTGCTTTTCGGCGTGCCAGTCAAAAGGCTCATCATTCTGCTCGGCCTCGTAGCGGCGTTCTTCCAGTTGCTGGTAGAGGGCCAGTTCTTCGTCAGGCATGTAGTGCAGGCAGTCACCGCCAAAGAACCACAGCAGGTCGCGGGGTACCAGGTGGGCGACCTGCGGGTAGCGCTGGATGACCTGGCAGATCAGGTCCTGGCCCAGGTACTGGCTTTCCAGCGGGTTTTGCGGCAACAGGGCCAGCAGTTCGTCGAAGCGTTCGAGAAACAGGGCGTGGCTTTCCTCCGGTACCTGCTCGGCTTCACCCAGGGCCACCAGGATGGTGCGCAGGTGGTGCAGCAGTTGCAGGTGGTATTCCAGGTGGGGGTTGGCCATGGGGTGGTCCTCGGGGTGGTTGAAACGGGGGCGGAGTATACGCCGGTTGGGGAAGGGGCCGCAAAACGGCCCCGGTTTCATCGCACCTTGCCCTGTTCCGGCAGCAGTTGCGCCTTGTCGAACGCATCCACATCAATCACGGCCCGGCGTGCCTGTTCCGCCGCATGCAACCGTTGCCCCTCGCCAGCTTGCAGTGACCCGCTTTCGACGGCCGCATCGATGGCCGACTGCCCAGGTGCTGGCTGTACCTTGCCCTCCTTGATCGCCTGATGCAGCACTTTTTGCAGTGGCGCAGCCTCGTGCAGAAGATCACAGGCCCGTTGCAGTGCCGCCACCGGGTCGCCCTCGGCTTGTGGCCTGAAGCACCCGGCAAGCAATTCCTCCAACGCCGGATCGCCTTTGCTGCGGCCGATCAGCGCCGCCACTTCGGCATCCAGCTCATCGCTCGGCCCGGTATGGCGGCGGCCGAAGGGGAATACCAGTACGCGCAGTGCGCAACCGACAAACCGGTTGGGGAAGTTGTCGAGCAACCGATCCAGCGCCTTTTCTGCCTGGCCCAGGCTTTCTTCCATGGCCCAGCGCAGTAGAGGCTGCATGTGCTCGGGTGACCCCAGGTCGTGGTAGCGCTTGAGTGCGGCGCTTGACAGGTACAGGTAGCTGAGCACATCGCCCAGGCGCGCACTCAGGCGCTCGCGGCGCTTAA from Pseudomonas putida includes the following:
- a CDS encoding fimbrial protein, whose translation is MKKTLMVLALGLASNTAFAVERGQILFKGNINGGTTCPIEIVTPGGGSISAVDLENHPVKYFETNAATPEIPFALRVDADDPSCDIPPGYKAKVTFDSLNGDAGANKEFYAIRDDKRGLAVELKDEDHESIPPRTESKEYSVASTGVTDLKFYGSYVRTGAAGTVTAGSANADVNFSVTLP
- a CDS encoding PA2817 family protein — protein: MANPHLEYHLQLLHHLRTILVALGEAEQVPEESHALFLERFDELLALLPQNPLESQYLGQDLICQVIQRYPQVAHLVPRDLLWFFGGDCLHYMPDEELALYQQLEERRYEAEQNDEPFDWHAEKQLLNPAGSTLRH
- a CDS encoding fimbrial protein, producing MKRLIPWALPIALLSSYKAHAADRCSWSAGTQPMTITRTLTGVMHVPLNAEPGSAIGTPNQWEFTVSMPQSELLCYNDGDVLWRFDMNARDVFPGPLPPVEGEPSDGYILKTNIDGVGARIRLRAPFNGSDRTSFMPENGPHDPFIPMRSTMQANNQLGGFRLGGMWNQVTLVKTGDIAPGLHRVDTELFTGHFDATGLGLVMRYRLQADVLQTQCSLIGDPISDTPVDLQTWDKSHFASKGTTTSTVPFTITLSNCKTDPGGMTRATIELDPANSSVPVPGLDGVFTLTPDSTAEGVGIQVLKDDGTPLPLRREADLQAIQDGTTVLNLGARFYQTDDASAVRAGEANGALNFTLRYR
- a CDS encoding molecular chaperone, with product MLPVTRTSTLLGGCLLLLVCLLNSAHAALTISSTRIIYESTQRSASVVIANPSQRPFAAQTWVNTQADDTSTPVPFMTSPALFRLAAGKDQSVQISGLPNDLPQDRESLFFFNLQEIPQATSDAQNQLNIALRTRIKLLYRPAQVQGNPEKRLKELHLTKGVRNGRPYLTLRNPTPYHYTFNRLDLANGKQQKNLPGIDMVAPMSQLEVALPNGFEGAGLQAILTVINDYGGTSKPLTLAVHDTP
- a CDS encoding fimbria/pilus outer membrane usher protein gives rise to the protein MILQPPGCRRFRLRLVCPLAICLSTGTALATPAPALGPEFEASFLYLSPGQPRANVTRALHALSDQKELPPGRYPVQLLVNLGPAGVRKLQFELSPDGRQLVPCLAPSLMAELGLRLDAIADPTALDHACLDLPRLVPGALVDFDASQLRLAISIPQIALRRDMAGQVDPARWENGISAAFVSYQASLQQSDSRGRGSQNTQDLYLNSGINLAGWRLRSNQSWRRDGEGRQTWSRAYTYAQHDLPGTWGNITLGETFTSSDVFRSVPVTGLRLASDFDMLPDAMRSYAPTLRGVAQTRAKLEVWQNGYPIYSTYVSPGPYAIDDLNVGATGELEVVLTEADGQVRRFIQPYASITNLLRPGVWRYSTTLGRYNPANSSETPLLWQGTVAKGMPWNATLYGGLMASQGYTAVATGIARDLGAIGALSFDITHARSDITPVEQRTLQGMSYSARYSKAFNSGTHLRFAGYRYSTQGYRDFDEWISQRSNDRLFLGSRRSRVEGSINQRVGERSTLSLTLSQQDYWQRRDSQRQFQLNFSTSHNGVSYSLYGSQSLTQNAAGSDRQFGLTVSVPLEFGRSSSLSLDLQHAAHGTAQRASLHSQVDRLSYNATLASNEQQQQSAGLSMAYQAPQATFGAGLSAADDYRSLSLNMSGAALLHADGMELGPYLGETIGLVHVPDTANVGLKNHGAIRTNAKGYALVPYLRPYRLNQLVLDTDQLDPDVEIINGTADAVPRRGAVIKSRFEARRANRMVLTLATKDQQPLPFGSQLHDADGNVLGMVGTAGRVMVSVTDGPQRLEVRWGEASENRCRFTLNPQSVPQQQGYRLQSLACE